In Calothrix sp. PCC 7507, one DNA window encodes the following:
- a CDS encoding glycosyltransferase family 4 protein, protein MRILIYSYNYYPEPIGIAPLMTELAEGLVKRGHQVRVVTAMPNYPERQIYEGYRGKWYLTEYKNGVQIQRSYVWTRPQPNLLDRVLLDASFVVTSFVPALMGWRPDVILSTSPSLPVCLPAALLGLLRACPVVLNLQDILPEAAIHVGLLKNKWLIKVFTALEKFAYCSATKISVIADGFVDNLQKKGVASEKIVQIPNWVDVNFIRPLSKENNPFRAAHNLKDKFVVLYSGNIALTQGLETVIKTAAMLRHIPEVAFVIVGEAKGLQRLQQECLDHGADNVLLLPFQPREQLPQMLAAADVGLVVQKKNVVSFNMPSKIQVLLASGRALVASVPHNGTAARAIRQSGGGFVVPPEDPQALANAILDLYQHPDKVKNLGYKSRQFAVEQYAFEQALNNYEMLCYSLTANVSAINSTRVSEQEV, encoded by the coding sequence ATGCGGATTTTAATTTACTCCTACAACTACTATCCAGAACCAATCGGTATAGCCCCGCTGATGACTGAATTAGCGGAGGGACTGGTCAAGCGTGGGCATCAAGTGCGCGTAGTCACCGCTATGCCTAACTACCCTGAGCGTCAAATTTACGAGGGCTATCGGGGTAAATGGTATCTCACTGAATATAAAAATGGCGTTCAGATTCAACGTAGTTATGTTTGGACTCGCCCACAACCCAACTTATTAGATCGGGTATTGTTAGATGCTAGTTTTGTTGTCACCAGTTTTGTGCCCGCCTTGATGGGTTGGCGTCCAGATGTCATTCTCTCAACATCACCATCACTACCTGTTTGTTTACCAGCTGCCCTCTTAGGTTTGTTACGTGCTTGTCCTGTGGTGTTAAATCTTCAAGATATTCTACCAGAAGCAGCTATCCATGTTGGACTACTGAAAAATAAATGGCTCATCAAAGTGTTTACAGCATTAGAAAAATTTGCCTATTGTTCCGCTACTAAAATTAGCGTCATCGCTGATGGATTTGTGGACAATTTGCAAAAGAAAGGCGTAGCATCTGAGAAAATTGTCCAAATTCCTAACTGGGTTGATGTAAATTTTATTCGCCCATTGTCAAAAGAAAATAATCCTTTCCGAGCAGCACATAACCTCAAGGACAAATTTGTAGTCCTATATTCCGGTAATATCGCTTTGACGCAAGGTTTAGAAACCGTTATTAAAACAGCTGCTATGTTGCGCCACATACCAGAAGTAGCCTTTGTCATTGTTGGTGAGGCTAAAGGTTTGCAGCGATTACAACAAGAGTGTCTAGACCACGGTGCAGATAACGTTTTGTTATTGCCATTTCAACCCCGAGAACAGTTACCACAAATGCTAGCAGCTGCGGATGTTGGCTTGGTGGTGCAAAAGAAAAATGTTGTATCCTTCAATATGCCATCAAAAATCCAAGTGTTACTTGCTAGTGGACGGGCTTTGGTTGCATCTGTACCCCACAATGGCACAGCAGCAAGAGCTATCAGACAGAGTGGGGGCGGATTTGTCGTTCCTCCAGAAGATCCCCAAGCTTTAGCTAATGCAATTTTAGACTTGTATCAACACCCAGATAAAGTCAAAAATTTAGGTTATAAAAGTCGCCAATTTGCTGTTGAGCAATATGCTTTCGAGCAAGCCTTAAATAATTATGAGATGTTATGTTACTCTCTGACGGCCAATGTCTCAGCTATTAACTCAACAAGAGTATCAGAGCAGGAAGTTTGA
- a CDS encoding asparaginase — protein MTMGKRTQAPALEVRLLREGIIESKHIVHAVVCDERGRVLSVAGNAETATFVRSALKPFQALAVTTTGTLERYNLSDRDLAIITSSHKGTVEQVRQAFNILWRADLDPTTLQCPIPEGKQSPLEYNCSGKHAGMLAVCQQRHWPLTNYLERKHPVQQLILGKVAELLRMPAEEFISAHDDCGAPTYLMQLGQMASLYALLASSNSLDMERIVRAMTHHPALVAGDGEFDTEIMRLSPGELLSKAGAEGVQCIARLGEGMGLAIKVMDGAKRAKYAVAIHLLQQMGWISPSVAESLSEKFMILGKYKRLEVVGELSLL, from the coding sequence ATGACAATGGGAAAACGAACTCAAGCTCCAGCACTAGAAGTCAGGTTGCTGCGAGAAGGAATCATAGAATCAAAGCATATAGTCCACGCTGTTGTATGCGATGAAAGGGGAAGGGTTTTGTCAGTTGCCGGTAACGCTGAAACTGCTACATTTGTGCGTTCAGCGCTAAAACCGTTTCAGGCACTCGCTGTCACCACTACAGGCACACTCGAACGCTACAATTTAAGCGATCGCGACTTAGCAATCATCACTAGTTCCCACAAAGGAACAGTAGAGCAGGTAAGGCAAGCATTTAATATTCTTTGGCGAGCTGACCTCGACCCAACTACACTCCAATGCCCAATTCCTGAAGGCAAACAGAGTCCTCTAGAATACAATTGCTCTGGTAAACATGCGGGGATGTTAGCCGTTTGTCAACAACGTCATTGGCCATTGACTAACTACTTAGAACGCAAACACCCAGTACAGCAATTGATTTTGGGTAAAGTAGCAGAGTTACTGCGAATGCCGGCAGAGGAATTTATTAGTGCCCATGACGACTGCGGCGCACCGACCTATCTCATGCAACTCGGTCAAATGGCCTCTTTGTATGCCTTGCTAGCTTCTAGCAACAGTTTAGATATGGAGCGCATTGTCCGGGCGATGACTCATCACCCAGCGCTGGTCGCAGGAGATGGCGAATTTGATACAGAAATAATGCGCCTCTCCCCAGGAGAACTGCTGAGTAAAGCCGGCGCGGAAGGAGTGCAGTGCATTGCCAGACTCGGTGAAGGCATGGGATTAGCAATTAAAGTTATGGATGGGGCAAAGCGGGCAAAATATGCCGTTGCTATTCACCTACTCCAACAGATGGGCTGGATTAGCCCCAGCGTTGCCGAAAGCCTGTCAGAAAAGTTCATGATCTTGGGTAAATACAAGCGTTTAGAAGTTGTTGGAGAATTATCGCTTTTATAG
- the rsfS gene encoding ribosome silencing factor, whose protein sequence is MSDYFQGNLPLQSVSATKSAVRSPQGESEQVSGELAITIAEAASDRKAGDILLLRVTEVSYLADYFVMMTGYSRAQVRAIAEAIEAKVETEWQRRPLRTAGKSEGSWVLQDYGDVIVHIMMPKEREFYNLEAFWSHAERLELPKPDEGGGKPT, encoded by the coding sequence ATGTCTGATTATTTCCAAGGAAATCTCCCATTACAATCTGTCTCTGCAACTAAGAGTGCGGTCAGAAGTCCACAGGGCGAAAGCGAGCAGGTGAGTGGAGAATTGGCTATAACTATCGCCGAAGCCGCATCAGACCGCAAAGCAGGAGATATTTTGTTGCTCAGAGTAACAGAGGTATCTTACCTAGCCGATTACTTTGTCATGATGACTGGCTATTCTAGGGCACAAGTTAGAGCGATCGCCGAAGCAATTGAAGCTAAAGTAGAAACTGAGTGGCAAAGACGCCCCTTGCGGACAGCAGGTAAGTCAGAGGGAAGTTGGGTACTGCAAGATTATGGCGATGTAATCGTTCACATCATGATGCCCAAGGAGCGGGAGTTTTATAATTTAGAGGCGTTCTGGTCTCATGCAGAGCGTCTGGAACTTCCAAAACCCGATGAGGGTGGGGGTAAGCCTACATGA
- a CDS encoding CGLD27 family protein, with protein sequence MIKSSVSNCPVPTEQQPLNEYEELKISWLFRDCTSNRRSYITRIAWIWGLSWLVAGPVAAASFPPHKYIGQFILCSAAGASIGVVLVLVRLYLGWFYVGDRLSSPTVFYEESGWYDGQTWTKPKELLNRDRLIVSYEIKPILRRLQFTFAGLAGMFIIGTIVWHLI encoded by the coding sequence ATGATTAAGTCCTCAGTTTCCAATTGTCCAGTGCCGACTGAGCAACAACCGCTAAATGAATATGAAGAGTTAAAAATATCCTGGCTGTTTCGTGATTGCACTTCAAATCGGCGTAGTTACATCACAAGAATAGCCTGGATTTGGGGCTTATCTTGGCTCGTGGCAGGGCCAGTGGCGGCCGCAAGTTTCCCCCCACATAAATATATTGGCCAATTTATCCTCTGTAGTGCAGCCGGAGCGAGTATCGGGGTAGTACTGGTACTAGTAAGGCTTTATTTGGGCTGGTTTTATGTGGGCGATCGCCTCTCCAGCCCAACCGTATTTTATGAGGAGTCGGGGTGGTATGATGGCCAAACTTGGACAAAGCCAAAAGAATTACTCAACCGCGATCGCCTAATCGTCTCCTACGAAATCAAACCCATTCTCCGGCGGTTGCAATTTACCTTTGCTGGCTTGGCGGGAATGTTTATTATTGGTACTATAGTTTGGCATCTGATTTAA
- a CDS encoding amino acid ABC transporter ATP-binding protein — protein sequence MTEQNPIIIAEDVQKWYGKFHALRGVSLTVSRGEVVVLMGPSGSGKSTFIRTFNALEEYQKGRITIDGITLSHDLRNIETIRREVGMVFQQFNLFPHLTVLQNITLAPIWVRRLTKTKAEELAMQLLERVGILEQAQKYPGQLSGGQQQRVAIARALAMQPKIMLFDEPTSALDPEMVREVLDVMRSLASDGMTMVVVTHEVGFAREVADRVILMDSGSLVESATPHTFFTNPREERTRKFLAQIL from the coding sequence ATGACAGAACAAAATCCGATAATCATCGCCGAAGACGTTCAAAAATGGTACGGGAAATTTCATGCCCTCCGAGGGGTAAGCTTGACAGTAAGTCGCGGGGAAGTAGTAGTTTTAATGGGACCTTCAGGTTCAGGCAAATCAACCTTTATCCGCACATTTAATGCTTTAGAAGAATACCAAAAGGGCAGAATTACCATTGACGGTATTACCCTAAGCCACGACTTGCGAAATATTGAAACTATTCGTCGAGAAGTGGGTATGGTATTTCAACAGTTCAATTTATTTCCTCACCTAACAGTGTTGCAAAATATTACCTTAGCGCCCATCTGGGTACGTCGATTGACGAAAACCAAAGCCGAAGAATTAGCTATGCAACTGCTAGAAAGAGTCGGAATTTTAGAACAGGCGCAGAAATACCCAGGACAGTTATCCGGTGGACAGCAACAAAGAGTAGCGATCGCTCGTGCTTTAGCCATGCAACCCAAAATTATGCTGTTTGACGAACCCACCTCAGCCTTAGATCCAGAAATGGTGAGAGAAGTTTTGGATGTGATGCGGAGTCTCGCCAGCGATGGAATGACAATGGTAGTCGTTACCCACGAAGTCGGATTCGCTCGTGAAGTTGCCGACAGAGTAATTCTGATGGATAGCGGTTCCCTCGTCGAGTCAGCCACCCCTCACACCTTTTTCACTAATCCCCGAGAAGAACGGACGCGCAAATTTTTGGCTCAAATTCTCTAA
- the recO gene encoding DNA repair protein RecO, with product MSRTYKATGINLKTQALGESDRIVTILTREFGLIRAVAPGARKHNSSLGGRSGMFVVNELLIANGRSLDKITQAQTLKTYPGLTKDLGKLAASQYLAEIVLCQALSEQPQEELYELLNEHLEQLELLPRTDVSGIFANLAHGMFELLTLAGLTPQVQLCCLTQRHLIPNFTEPNWQVGFSIPAGGIVCLEAWENLRRERQRESQINSAIPQSPPRHSYQTVIHQQEIPVISTRLNAMEFSILQHLSQPEIMPINAAKDDGWLSVEQILRQYTQYHLGRPIRSATLIDSYFSANYDATV from the coding sequence ATGAGTAGAACTTATAAAGCGACGGGAATTAACCTGAAAACTCAGGCACTAGGAGAATCGGATAGAATAGTGACAATTTTGACACGGGAGTTCGGTTTGATTCGAGCAGTCGCCCCTGGGGCACGTAAGCACAACTCTAGCCTGGGTGGTAGGAGTGGGATGTTTGTGGTGAATGAACTACTGATTGCCAATGGGCGATCGCTCGATAAAATTACACAAGCACAAACGCTAAAAACTTATCCAGGTCTTACTAAAGATTTAGGAAAACTAGCTGCTAGCCAGTATCTAGCAGAAATAGTTCTGTGTCAGGCTTTGAGTGAACAACCCCAAGAAGAACTTTATGAGTTACTCAATGAACATCTCGAACAGTTGGAGTTATTGCCAAGAACAGATGTATCTGGTATCTTCGCCAATCTGGCTCATGGGATGTTTGAACTTTTAACTTTGGCAGGATTGACACCCCAAGTACAACTTTGTTGTCTAACTCAGCGACACCTAATTCCCAATTTTACAGAACCTAACTGGCAAGTAGGATTTAGCATCCCGGCTGGTGGAATCGTTTGTTTAGAGGCTTGGGAAAATTTGCGCCGAGAGAGACAGAGGGAAAGCCAGATAAATTCTGCCATCCCCCAATCCCCCCCACGCCATAGTTACCAAACAGTTATCCATCAGCAAGAAATACCTGTGATTTCTACTCGCCTGAATGCTATGGAATTTTCTATACTGCAGCATCTATCGCAACCAGAGATAATGCCCATTAATGCAGCCAAAGATGATGGCTGGTTATCTGTTGAGCAGATTTTGCGCCAGTATACTCAGTATCATTTAGGTCGCCCTATTCGCTCCGCTACTTTGATAGATTCCTATTTTTCTGCCAACTATGATGCAACCGTCTGA
- the deoC gene encoding deoxyribose-phosphate aldolase, which translates to MAADYPDIDIAPFIDHSLLTATATPEQVEQWCEEAYRFNFAAVCIHPSYVRLAVEFLHDKQPKVCTVIGFPTGATTSAVKLYEAQEAAENGATELDVVINLGWLKAGKTEEVHREIAEICEATGQTVKVILETNLLTDAEKKLAAELSMEAGAAFLKTSTGWNGGATVADVRLLKEVARERVGIKASGGIQTVSQALDLILAGATRLGTSRGIDLIRQRDNLEKGE; encoded by the coding sequence ATGGCAGCAGACTATCCGGACATTGATATTGCGCCATTTATCGATCACTCCCTGCTAACGGCAACAGCTACCCCAGAGCAGGTTGAGCAATGGTGTGAAGAAGCATACAGATTTAATTTTGCGGCGGTTTGTATTCATCCTTCCTACGTGCGCCTGGCAGTAGAATTCCTTCACGACAAGCAACCTAAAGTCTGTACGGTGATTGGCTTCCCCACAGGGGCGACAACTTCAGCAGTTAAGCTCTATGAGGCTCAGGAAGCGGCGGAAAATGGAGCGACTGAGTTGGATGTCGTGATCAACTTGGGCTGGTTAAAAGCTGGCAAAACCGAAGAAGTTCACAGGGAGATTGCCGAAATTTGCGAAGCGACTGGGCAAACTGTCAAGGTAATCTTAGAAACTAACCTGCTGACAGACGCGGAAAAAAAGCTGGCGGCTGAGTTGTCTATGGAAGCAGGCGCAGCATTCTTAAAAACTAGTACAGGCTGGAATGGTGGTGCGACAGTGGCGGATGTGCGGCTTTTGAAGGAAGTAGCACGAGAAAGAGTGGGAATTAAAGCATCAGGTGGTATTCAGACCGTAAGCCAAGCTCTAGACTTAATATTGGCGGGTGCTACTAGATTAGGCACTTCTCGCGGTATCGATTTGATCCGTCAGCGCGATAACCTGGAAAAGGGTGAATAG
- a CDS encoding type II toxin-antitoxin system RelE/ParE family toxin — MLPTPKNRKNAIKSPVCVTITQIMPETRVIFFQDDRGEVPVLKWLNKLLKQDRKGYANCIARIEQLAEYGFELRRPAADFLRDGIYELRAKHIRVQYRILYFFHGQNVVILAHAIIKEDNQVPEREIDLALTYKNLFILNSEVHTYIESEEETDEEN; from the coding sequence GTGCTGCCCACTCCTAAAAATCGCAAAAATGCGATAAAATCACCAGTATGTGTAACCATTACCCAGATAATGCCAGAAACACGGGTTATTTTCTTTCAGGATGATCGAGGAGAAGTTCCAGTCTTAAAGTGGCTAAACAAATTACTCAAACAAGATCGTAAGGGATATGCGAACTGCATCGCCAGAATTGAGCAATTAGCTGAGTATGGTTTTGAATTAAGACGACCCGCTGCAGATTTTCTGCGTGATGGTATTTATGAACTAAGAGCCAAGCACATCAGAGTACAGTATAGAATTCTATATTTTTTTCATGGGCAAAACGTAGTGATTTTAGCTCATGCCATCATTAAAGAGGATAACCAAGTTCCAGAGCGAGAAATTGATTTAGCATTAACATACAAAAATTTATTCATACTCAATTCAGAAGTTCATACTTATATCGAATCAGAGGAGGAAACAGATGAAGAAAACTAA
- a CDS encoding YcjF family protein, which translates to MVVKLQRPILVGGLGLSFSLWMLQSWHDSIVQVSEFGLFSALAVGGGLWLFRQNRPKGSLEQLDGIVLDRKTVESAIAQAETIINQLAQEAENHPALGTLREQVAQLLLELDREELKLAVTGGKSVGKTTLIQVLKQDIQQKVSFQETPPLFSEAGEKSDAAVLAEVQKSDFVLFLTNGDLTDSEFQTLQQLKAVNQQVMLVFNKQDQYVSDERASILLSLTQRIQGNVVATAASPIPTKVRKHEVDGSVQEWMEQLAPDIQQLTQQLSKVLAQQSAKLVWVSTMRKAKLLKAEAKNWLNKTRCDRATPIIEQYQWIAAAAAFANPVPALDILATAAINGQMVMDLGNIYQQKFSLEQAQTVAGTMGSLMLKLGLVELSTKAVSTVLKSNAVTFVAGGAVQGVSAAYLTRVAGLSLVEYFQQQEIAVDSGNSLNLDKLRQTLQNVFQKNQQMAFLQGFVKQSVKRLLPEAQPVEVVA; encoded by the coding sequence ATGGTTGTGAAGTTGCAGCGACCAATTTTAGTGGGAGGATTGGGACTATCCTTTTCCCTGTGGATGTTACAAAGCTGGCACGATTCAATAGTGCAGGTGAGTGAGTTTGGTTTATTTAGTGCCTTAGCAGTTGGTGGTGGTTTATGGTTATTCCGGCAAAATCGCCCTAAAGGTAGTTTAGAGCAGCTAGATGGTATAGTCTTAGATCGGAAAACAGTGGAAAGTGCGATCGCTCAAGCTGAAACCATAATTAACCAACTGGCACAAGAAGCAGAAAACCATCCAGCTTTAGGTACACTGCGGGAGCAAGTTGCCCAGTTACTCTTGGAGTTAGATAGAGAAGAACTTAAACTAGCTGTTACAGGCGGGAAATCGGTGGGTAAAACCACTTTGATTCAGGTGCTAAAGCAGGATATTCAGCAAAAAGTCAGTTTCCAAGAAACACCACCTTTGTTTAGTGAAGCAGGGGAAAAATCAGATGCAGCGGTTTTAGCAGAAGTCCAAAAATCTGATTTTGTCTTGTTTTTAACCAACGGCGATTTAACGGATTCAGAATTTCAAACCTTACAGCAGCTAAAAGCAGTAAATCAGCAAGTAATGCTGGTTTTCAATAAACAAGATCAGTATGTATCAGATGAACGTGCTAGCATCTTGCTGTCATTGACACAGCGGATACAGGGAAATGTAGTTGCAACTGCAGCGTCTCCTATTCCCACCAAAGTCCGGAAACACGAAGTTGATGGTTCTGTACAAGAGTGGATGGAACAACTAGCGCCAGATATCCAGCAGTTGACGCAGCAGTTGAGTAAGGTTTTGGCACAGCAATCAGCAAAGCTGGTGTGGGTAAGTACCATGCGGAAAGCTAAGTTGCTGAAAGCTGAAGCGAAAAACTGGTTGAATAAAACAAGATGCGATCGCGCTACCCCAATTATTGAACAATATCAGTGGATAGCTGCCGCTGCTGCCTTTGCTAACCCAGTACCAGCACTAGATATCTTGGCGACTGCGGCGATTAATGGCCAAATGGTAATGGATTTAGGTAATATCTATCAGCAAAAATTTTCCCTAGAACAGGCGCAAACTGTAGCTGGAACAATGGGAAGTTTGATGTTGAAACTGGGTTTAGTGGAACTTTCTACAAAAGCTGTTAGCACTGTCTTGAAGAGTAACGCCGTCACCTTTGTCGCTGGTGGCGCAGTGCAAGGAGTGAGTGCAGCCTATCTCACTAGAGTAGCAGGGTTAAGTTTAGTTGAATATTTCCAACAACAGGAAATAGCTGTCGATTCTGGTAATAGTTTGAATTTAGATAAATTGCGACAAACTTTGCAAAATGTCTTTCAAAAAAATCAGCAGATGGCTTTTCTGCAAGGCTTTGTTAAGCAAAGTGTGAAGCGTTTATTACCAGAAGCGCAGCCAGTTGAAGTTGTGGCATAA
- a CDS encoding XRE family transcriptional regulator has product MKKTNDALKIIQRMMKSDPELQEMVRESSINAQVSQIIYDARKQEGLTQQQLAAKVGTTQSVIARLEDADYEGHSLSMLARIAAALNQKIEIKMSPKEVA; this is encoded by the coding sequence ATGAAGAAAACTAATGATGCACTAAAAATCATTCAAAGAATGATGAAGTCAGATCCAGAATTACAAGAGATGGTTAGAGAATCATCAATAAATGCTCAAGTATCTCAAATCATCTACGATGCACGCAAACAAGAGGGACTAACCCAACAACAACTAGCCGCAAAAGTCGGTACTACCCAGTCAGTCATTGCTCGATTGGAAGATGCTGACTATGAGGGACATTCTTTGTCTATGTTGGCTCGGATTGCAGCCGCTTTAAATCAAAAAATAGAAATTAAAATGTCACCTAAAGAAGTTGCTTAA
- a CDS encoding amino acid ABC transporter permease translates to MTNDKPPLWRDSRFLRIVGQFISIVLAVVVVTILWGNLSRNLQQLGIQFGFGFLQQQASFDIGETLVTYKPTDTYSRALWVGLINSLRVAVAGIFLTTIVGVTVGISRLSDNWLVRNIAQVYVEIFRNTPLLLQLLFWYFAVFLGFPKADNKTSLWGLVYFSQNGVELPWVTLSSEFSALLLGLTFYTAAFIAEIVRGGIQSVAKGQWEAARSLGLKPGLVMRLVILPQALRVIIPPLTSQYLNLMKNSSLAIAIGYPDVYFVASTTFNQTGRAVEVMLLIMLTYLVLSLTISIVMNLFNRAVQIQER, encoded by the coding sequence ATGACAAATGACAAACCACCTTTATGGCGTGACAGTCGCTTTTTGCGAATTGTGGGGCAATTCATCTCCATAGTTTTAGCAGTAGTTGTAGTCACAATCCTCTGGGGAAACCTGAGCCGCAATTTGCAGCAATTAGGTATTCAATTCGGCTTTGGTTTTCTGCAACAGCAAGCCTCCTTTGACATTGGTGAAACCCTTGTTACCTACAAACCAACTGATACCTACAGTCGCGCCTTATGGGTGGGATTAATTAACTCCTTGCGGGTAGCAGTTGCAGGAATTTTCCTGACGACAATTGTCGGAGTAACTGTGGGAATTTCCCGGCTATCTGATAACTGGTTAGTGCGGAATATAGCCCAAGTCTATGTAGAAATTTTCCGCAATACACCCTTATTATTGCAGTTGCTGTTTTGGTACTTTGCTGTTTTCCTAGGCTTTCCGAAGGCAGACAATAAAACTTCCTTATGGGGGCTAGTTTACTTCAGTCAAAATGGTGTAGAACTTCCTTGGGTTACCCTGTCTTCAGAGTTTTCAGCTTTGCTTTTAGGGTTGACTTTTTACACAGCTGCATTCATTGCGGAAATTGTCCGAGGTGGGATTCAATCAGTAGCGAAAGGACAATGGGAAGCAGCGCGATCGCTAGGATTAAAACCAGGGTTAGTCATGCGGTTAGTGATTCTCCCCCAAGCCTTGCGGGTAATCATTCCCCCTTTAACCAGCCAGTATTTAAATTTGATGAAAAATTCCAGTTTGGCGATCGCCATCGGCTATCCCGATGTTTATTTTGTCGCCTCCACCACCTTTAACCAAACCGGTAGAGCCGTAGAAGTCATGTTACTGATTATGCTCACCTATCTCGTCTTAAGTTTAACTATCTCCATAGTGATGAATTTGTTCAATCGCGCCGTCCAAATTCAAGAAAGATAA
- a CDS encoding amino acid ABC transporter permease translates to MTPQLNWLRKNLFSTWYNSLLTVVCLIFLFWVIWGISTWAIFSAQWAVIQLNLPLFLVGRFPQSLYWRVWIVLAIAATLAAVTWGIFAAEQQFTRTQLLISALITGVLLVILPIDLISHILLLSIAILGSSGFWIGRIFTKVITPWLSLVWLLSFPIILWLVGGGLGLQSVPTNLWNGLLLTLLMATISIILSFPIGVLLALGRTSDLPVVRWFSILYIEIIRGVPLIGILFLAQVMLPLVLSADVRLDRVLRAIAGLVLFSAAYMAENVRGGLQSIPRGQVEAAKALGLNTPFVVILIILPQALRAVIPAIVGQFIGLFKDTSLLSLVGLVELTGIARSILAQPQFIGRYAEVYLFIGLIYWVFCYSISLASRRLERQLSH, encoded by the coding sequence ATGACACCACAATTAAATTGGCTCAGGAAAAATCTATTTAGTACTTGGTACAACAGCTTATTAACTGTTGTTTGTTTAATATTCCTGTTTTGGGTAATCTGGGGAATTTCAACTTGGGCTATATTCTCCGCACAATGGGCAGTTATTCAACTTAATTTACCGTTATTTTTAGTGGGAAGATTTCCCCAATCTCTGTACTGGCGAGTTTGGATAGTGCTGGCGATCGCTGCAACTCTAGCTGCTGTAACTTGGGGTATATTTGCTGCCGAACAACAGTTTACAAGAACTCAGTTGCTCATTTCGGCTCTAATTACTGGTGTTTTACTAGTGATTTTACCAATAGATTTGATATCCCACATCTTGTTGTTATCAATTGCGATCCTGGGATCATCAGGCTTTTGGATTGGGAGAATATTTACTAAGGTGATAACTCCTTGGCTTTCTTTAGTATGGTTATTATCCTTCCCCATTATCTTATGGTTAGTTGGTGGTGGATTAGGCCTGCAATCTGTGCCTACAAATTTATGGAATGGTTTGCTGTTGACCTTATTGATGGCAACAATCAGTATTATACTTTCATTTCCTATTGGAGTTTTATTAGCTTTAGGGCGTACTAGTGATTTACCAGTGGTACGTTGGTTTTCCATTCTCTACATTGAAATTATTAGGGGAGTACCACTAATTGGCATTTTATTTCTCGCTCAGGTAATGCTACCGTTGGTTTTGTCAGCAGATGTGCGTTTAGATCGGGTGCTGAGAGCGATCGCCGGATTAGTATTATTTAGTGCCGCTTACATGGCAGAAAACGTGCGCGGCGGACTCCAATCAATCCCACGCGGACAAGTCGAAGCCGCAAAAGCATTAGGATTGAATACACCCTTCGTAGTTATATTAATTATCCTGCCTCAAGCATTACGTGCAGTGATTCCAGCGATTGTAGGGCAGTTTATCGGCTTATTTAAAGACACCTCACTCTTATCTTTAGTCGGATTAGTAGAACTCACAGGAATTGCCCGTTCTATCCTAGCCCAGCCACAATTTATCGGTCGTTATGCAGAAGTGTATCTATTTATTGGCTTGATTTATTGGGTATTTTGTTACTCAATTTCCTTAGCTTCTCGGCGGCTAGAAAGACAGTTAAGTCACTAA